Proteins from a single region of Mytilus trossulus isolate FHL-02 chromosome 2, PNRI_Mtr1.1.1.hap1, whole genome shotgun sequence:
- the LOC134708367 gene encoding uncharacterized protein LOC134708367 — protein sequence MVDNMVSFPKYIVEEFKEKTDLWVKSTLQQVIAASTAEEVEYGCRKELVSTIQYPYRDPNCFPLLFPIVFMSNTTALQKIPAVQQLIVPPLTFSARLSSLHLVLMPTKPRHIIEYYTNLQVKDLDMDFDVYIQVLC from the exons ATGGTGGATAATATGGTATCATTTCCAAAATAT ATTGTAGAAGAATTCAAAGAGAAAACTGACCTGTGGGTTAAATCTACCCTGCAGCAGGTGATTGCAGCCTCAACAGCAGAGGAAGTAGAGTATGGATGCAGAAAAGAGCTGGTCTCGACTATTCAATATCCATACAGGGACCCGAA cTGTTTCCCATTGTTGTTTCCCATTGTTTTCATGTCCAATACAACAGCACTGCAAAAAATACCAGCAGTACAGCAGCTGATCGTGCCACCATTAACATTCTCAGCTAGACTATCATCTTTACACTTGGTTTTGATGCCTACCAAGCCAAGACATAT catTGAATACTACACAAATTTGCAGGTTAAAGACCTGGATATGGATTTCGAT GTTTATATACAAGTTCTATGTTAA